One Jeotgalicoccus saudimassiliensis DNA window includes the following coding sequences:
- a CDS encoding PTS transporter subunit IIC — MKNLLHRWFIEAMSFMALGLFGTLIIGLIINTVADYVPPLAGLSVIGNTAQSLTGAAIGVAIAYGLKSPPLVIFSVLAVSQHAYDLGGAAASYIVSLIIIETARLYQKKTKLDIIVTPFLTLIIGMLLAGLIGEAVGGVMTGLGDFIVFSTEQRPFVMGILVSVVFGITLTAPLSSAALALMLDLSGIAAGAAVIGCCCHMVGLAAMSYRDNGVSGVISIGVGTSMLQVPNVLRNPFVIAPPVIASAIIAPIMTVFFPMENNAAGAGMGTSGFVGQIMAIETMGLTTSTVVLIAVFHIVLPLIVTLIFYKLFSFYGFIKQGDQIISLGK; from the coding sequence ATGAAAAATTTACTTCACCGCTGGTTTATAGAAGCGATGAGCTTTATGGCGCTCGGTTTATTCGGAACATTAATTATCGGACTGATTATTAATACAGTCGCAGATTATGTTCCGCCGCTCGCCGGCTTATCTGTCATTGGGAATACAGCGCAGAGTTTAACAGGTGCTGCAATTGGTGTTGCGATTGCTTACGGCTTAAAATCACCGCCGCTCGTCATTTTTTCAGTGTTGGCTGTCAGTCAGCACGCATATGATCTCGGCGGGGCGGCTGCGAGTTATATCGTCAGCTTAATCATTATAGAAACAGCGAGACTGTATCAGAAGAAAACAAAACTGGATATTATCGTTACGCCGTTTCTCACTTTAATTATCGGTATGCTGCTCGCCGGACTGATCGGTGAAGCGGTCGGCGGTGTGATGACAGGACTCGGGGACTTTATCGTCTTCAGTACGGAACAGCGGCCGTTCGTTATGGGAATACTCGTCAGCGTTGTCTTCGGCATTACGCTGACTGCGCCGCTGTCCAGTGCAGCGCTGGCACTGATGCTTGATTTAAGCGGTATTGCAGCAGGTGCTGCGGTCATCGGCTGCTGCTGCCACATGGTGGGACTTGCTGCGATGAGCTACAGAGACAACGGCGTATCCGGCGTCATTTCGATCGGTGTCGGCACATCGATGCTGCAAGTGCCGAACGTTTTACGCAATCCGTTCGTTATCGCACCGCCGGTCATTGCGAGTGCAATAATTGCGCCGATTATGACAGTGTTTTTCCCGATGGAAAACAACGCTGCAGGTGCCGGAATGGGAACGAGCGGATTTGTCGGCCAGATTATGGCGATTGAAACGATGGGGCTGACAACGTCCACTGTAGTGCTGATTGCAGTGTTTCATATCGTTTTACCTCTAATTGTAACTCTGATATTCTATAAACTGTTTAGCTTTTACGGGTTTATTAAACAGGGCGATCAAATTATTAGTTTAGGTAAATAA
- a CDS encoding M42 family metallopeptidase, giving the protein MELTKKTMERMKALTELHGAPGFEDKVREYMRKELSEHADEIIQDGLGGIFAVKKSKKENAPKVLVAAHMDEVGFMVTELTDNGFIKFTPLGGWPTDVLLSQRFSVRTSSNEEITGVIGSVPVHFRRGDNKETKISDMLLDVGADSKDELLEMGINLGDSIVPKVDFQMLKNEKKLLAKAWDNRYGCLIAIEALESLKDTDLDCDLYIGANVQEEVGLRGAKASANMIQPDLAFVVDCSPANDMMGKKEDLGKLGEGTLLRLFDRTMILAPKMRQFLLDTAKESDVKYQYYHSPGGTDAGSIHVSGNGVPSAVVGICSRYIHTANSIINYEDYFHAHNLLTSLIKKVNNETVENIRG; this is encoded by the coding sequence ATGGAACTGACGAAAAAAACAATGGAAAGAATGAAAGCACTGACAGAACTTCACGGGGCACCGGGATTTGAAGATAAAGTACGTGAATATATGAGAAAAGAACTGTCGGAGCACGCTGATGAAATTATTCAGGACGGGCTCGGCGGTATCTTTGCGGTGAAGAAGAGCAAAAAAGAAAATGCACCGAAAGTACTCGTGGCTGCACACATGGACGAAGTCGGCTTTATGGTGACGGAACTGACAGACAACGGATTTATTAAATTTACTCCGCTTGGCGGCTGGCCGACGGACGTGCTGTTAAGCCAGCGCTTCTCAGTGCGCACATCTTCAAATGAAGAAATTACGGGAGTAATCGGCAGCGTACCTGTTCACTTCAGAAGAGGCGACAACAAAGAAACAAAAATTTCTGATATGCTTCTTGATGTCGGTGCAGATTCAAAAGACGAGCTGCTGGAAATGGGCATTAATTTAGGCGATTCAATCGTTCCGAAAGTAGATTTCCAGATGCTTAAAAATGAGAAGAAATTACTCGCAAAAGCATGGGATAACCGTTACGGCTGCCTGATTGCAATCGAAGCACTCGAGTCGCTGAAAGATACGGACTTAGACTGCGACCTGTATATCGGTGCAAACGTGCAGGAGGAAGTCGGGCTCCGCGGTGCGAAGGCAAGTGCGAATATGATTCAGCCGGACCTTGCTTTTGTCGTTGACTGTTCACCAGCAAACGACATGATGGGCAAAAAAGAAGACCTTGGCAAACTGGGTGAGGGCACGCTGCTCCGTCTGTTTGACCGGACGATGATACTGGCGCCGAAAATGCGTCAGTTCCTGCTCGATACGGCGAAAGAATCGGATGTAAAATATCAGTACTACCATTCACCGGGCGGAACGGATGCGGGCAGCATTCACGTTTCAGGTAATGGTGTGCCGTCGGCAGTAGTCGGCATCTGTTCGCGTTACATCCACACAGCGAATTCTATTATAAATTATGAGGACTATTTCCATGCGCATAATTTATTAACGTCGCTGATTAAAAAAGTAAATAATGAAACCGTAGAAAACATCCGGGGGTAA